A region from the Drosophila bipectinata strain 14024-0381.07 chromosome 3R, DbipHiC1v2, whole genome shotgun sequence genome encodes:
- the LOC108130298 gene encoding beta-mannosidase-like yields MMRFLYPFCVLLVVIPNLEAKSVHVKELNKWTLTNENSSLKIDFSRFPTGVYSALKDTYGDLLYGENDVNLRWIANESWIFTTTFDGAGTELGHDQVNLTLNGIDTVSKVRLNGELLGETDNMFVRYSFSIGHLMLPTSNTLEIEILSPIKEAARRAQERDEKGVVTGPRSCPRAPGDVECNRNHLRKMQMSFGGVWNPAALSMGIWKPVLIEYYAVAILRDVDVALNRNETHWTMDCRAFLSTPVQENFFGTILVFSSELFDSPFVLEDQEIPFDAPVLEFQIHIPQERVSLWWPNGYGQQRLYPIMFSIKCYTGNSSQISSRLESEKTLKIGFRTIELVEDKDDTGRSFYFRVNGHPIFMKGANYVPASTLPELSAESETVEYLLKSAKEANMNMIRVWGGGLYESDTFYNLADFYGILIWQDMTFSQAAYPLAEDFVTLVRLEAVQNAQRISYHPSLALIVTNNEIELFLVQNKTELGENYDRLVKDYKTLFVDTLKEDLNIISRYDFSPRPGPMISTPSLGIAESSGDLPADPQSPNYGDVHFWEDQMDGFEPATYPKARFVSEFGYGSLPLMSSWQRELENGVNTTQEEIATHIRNRQRDPKGFIPIIQQIVNQLPFTPHNWDENIEKFIYFSQVTQAMTSKMAVDVFRSHRTEKGTMGALIWQLNDVWVAPTWSCIDFYGNYKLVQYWAKNFMAPTTVIALYDEKSDSLNVTLTREDYSEHSDMQLYSVQINTYLWTDLMAKKKIARDFGLGSNELELRQIPLSYLVLDGHSKSEIFFEIILENKNRTTLARNFFYPVAIKNITGIKNPDIQIQVAGQDCSSAKAPYANRFSLQITVKSPALLVYLELTHSSYMRNRHQFSMNGFTQTEPRRTVHLVIENSSECLTLTNNHIRVQTMNQYLL; encoded by the exons atGATGAGATTTCTGTAccctttttgtgttttgctCGTCGTTATCCCTAATCTGGAAGCGAAATCCGTGCACGTCAAGGAACTAAATAAATGGACATTGACAAATGAGAACTCCT CCTTAAAAATAGATTTCTCCCGTTTCCCAACGGGAGTTTATTCGGCATTGAAGGATACCTATGGTGATTTGTTGTATGGCGAAAACGACGTAAACCTTCGATGGATAGCCAATGAATCCTGGATCTTCACAACTACTTTTGATG GTGCAGGAACGGAACTAGGTCACGATCAGGTGAACTTGACCTTAAATGGAATCGACACAGTTTCCAAGGTTCGCCTCAATGGAGAGCTTCTGGGCGAAACGGACAATATGTTTGTCCGATACTCCTTTTCTATTGGCCACTTGATGTTACCTACTAGCAATACTCTGGAGATCGAGATCCTTTCGCCAATAAAAGAGGCTGCTAGGAGAGCCCAGGAGCGAGATGAAAAAGGCGTTGTTACAGGTCCTCGCAGTTGCCCAAGAGCTCCAGGCGATGTGGAGTGTAATCGGAATCATCTTCGAAAAATGCAAATGAGTTTTGGAGGAGTATGGAATCCGGCAGCACTTTCCATGGGTATCTGGAAGCCAGTTTTGATAGAATATTATGCAGTGGCTATTTTGCGTGACGTTGATGTGGCTCTGAATCGCAATGAAACGCATTGGACAATGGATTGCCGGGCTTTCCTCAGCACACCTGTTCAAGAgaattttttcggtacaattTTGGTTTTCAGTAG TGAACTTTTTGATTCCCCATTTGTTTTGGAAGATCAAGAGATCCCCTTTGATGCTCCCGTTTTGGAATTTCAAATACACATACCACAG gaaCGCGTCTCTTTGTGGTGGCCTAATGGTTATGGCCAGCAAAGGCTTTACCCTATAATGTTCTCCATCAAATGCTATACCGGAAACAGCTCGCAAATTAGTTCCCGATTGGAGTCAGAAAAGACTTTGAAAATTGGTTTTCGCACAATTGAATTAGTAGAGGATAAAGATG aCACTGGCAGAAGCTTCTATTTTCGCGTGAATGGACATCCAATATTTATGAAGGGAGCCAACTATGTACCAGCTTCTACCCTGCCAGAATTGTCAGCAGAATCGGAAACGG TGGagtatttattaaaatcaGCCAAGGAGGCAAACATGAACATGATTCGAGTTTGGGGCGGAGGTCTCTACGAGTCGGATACTTTTTATAATCTGGCTGATTTCTATGGCATTTTGATCTGGCAGGACATGACCTTTTCCCAGGCTGCCTATCCCCTGGCAGAAGATTTTGTGACCTTAGTGCGTTTGGAGGCTGTGCAGAATGCCCAGCGGATTTCCTACCATCCCAGCTTGGCCTTGATCGTAACCAACAATGAAATAGAGCTGTTTTTGGTTCAAAACAAAACCGAACTTGGTGAAAACTATGACCGTTTGGTAAAAGATTATAAGACTCTGTTTGTGGATACGCTAAAGGAAGATTTGAACATAATATCCAGATATGATTTTAGTCCTCGTCCAGGACCTATGATCTCTACTCCATCCTTGGGAATTGCTGAGTCAAGTGGGGACTTACCAGCAGACCCACAAAGTCCCAACTACGGAGATG TTCACTTTTGGGAGGATCAAATGGATGGCTTTGAGCCCGCAACCTATCCTAAAGCCCGTTTTGTTTCCGAGTTCGGCTACGGGAGTCTGCCCTTGATGTCCTCCTGGCAACGCGAACTGGAAAATGGTGTGAATACCACCCAAGAAGAAATTGCCACACATATCCGCAACCGGCAGAGAGACCCAAAAGGATTCATTCCCATAATCCAGCAAATTGTCAACCAACTGCCATTCACTCCCCACAACTGGGACGAGAACATTGAAAAGTTTATCTACTTCAGCCAGGTGACCCAGGCCATGACCAGCAAAATGGCCGTCGATGTATTCCGGAGCCATCGCACCGAAAAAGGGACAATGGGAGCCCTTATTTGGCAACTAAACGACGTTTGGGTGGCGCCAACCTGGTCGTGTATTGATTTCTACGGAAACTACAAACTGGTTCAGTACTGGGCCAAGAACTTTATGGCCCCGACAACCGTAATAGCTTTATATGATGAAAAATCAGACAGCTTGAATGTCACCCTCACCCGGGAGGATTATTCGGAGCACTCGGACATGCAGCTGTATTCTGTGCAAATAAACACATACTTGTGGACGGATTTAATGGCAAAGAAGAAAATTGCTCGTGATTTTGGCCTG GGCTCTAACGAATTGGAACTACGCCAAATACCTCTTAGCTATTTGGTCCTAGATGGCCACTCCAAGTCGgagatattttttgaaattatattGGAGAATAAAAATCGGACTACTTTGGCAAGAAACTTCTTTTATCCAGTGGCCATCAAAAATATTacgggaattaaaaatcctgataTTCAA ATTCAGGTTGCTGGTCAAGATTGCAGTTCTGCCAAAGCTCCGTATGCCAATCGCTTTAGTTTGCAAATCACCGTAAAGTCTCCGGCTCTTCTGGTGTATCTGGAGCTCACGCATTCTAGTTATATGAGGAATCGCCACCAGTTCTCCATGAACGGTTTCACCCAAACAGAACCAAGGAGAACCGTGCATTTAGTGATCGAGAATAGCTCCGAATGCCTCACACTGACCAACAATCATATTCGAGTTCAAACCATGAACCAATATttactttaa
- the LOC108130597 gene encoding protein pygopus, translating into MGDSTPICRCRVLYLGSAVPRQSKDGLQGIQEPLRSLYPSEGAVGAKGIDSWLSVWSNGILLENVDENLKQITRFFPIESLHYCAAVRQVLIPERGNAHPEPKFLPLDSPFARMPRAQHPPIFAAILRRTTGIKVLECHVFICKREAAANALVRCCFHAYADNSYARQLETGGGGGSSVYGTLKSAAGSKSNGDLTSVGLSNGNGTGNGSHHLALSAQGGWRSRAGSTTTLNSLGRTSNGHAPNGSALGLNGGSTGSAAEGYTSVKNFYGSSADLNVTVDDGDASLYNGDENHKVWSGSQDQLDSIGAVESPYEMFSGNTSTLGRPLRARQISTPIEVPPPPVKEERKQKRDKKSSKSSGSQSLSGTLIRPKPIHPAAMHRGGMQGPPGPGSMIYGPVSGPGSRYHTISHRGFPPGPPPPPNHMGHLAPPHHPHPHAHMMHQHMAGGMPPMQIPVMLPQQYATLQPSRSTSKKKKKDKKNGVPVGMPIVPPIYAYHQQQAMGGGPPPQMAHSMIGEPRPLSHSSRKLAASMGNGLDDSGNSGAESPSPGGTGIYKRKGHLNERAFSYSIRQEHRSRSHGSLASLQFNPPDMKKEREIAQMVAGLDLNDGERPMGPNTLQRKQASMQMANGGGPGPGLGHGPGPVPHPHAHPAHPHAIYGPLGPASSFGKPRR; encoded by the exons ATGGGTGATTCTACGCCTATTTGCCGCTGCCGTGTCCTGTACCTGGGCAGTGCCGTGCCCCGCCAGAGCAAGGATGGTCTCCAAGGTATCCAGGAGCCATTGCGGAGCCTCTACCCCTCCGAGGGGGCTGTGGGCGCCAAGGGCATCGACAGCTGGCTGAGCGTCTGGTCCAATGGAATTCTGCTGGAGAACGTTGACGAGAACCTGAAGCAGATCACACGCTTCTTTCCCATCGAATCACTGCATTACTGTGCCGCTGTGCGACAGGTGCTCATCCCGGAACGTGGCAATGCCCATCCGGAGCCGAAGTTCCTGCCGCTGGACTCGCCCTTCGCCCGCATGCCACGTGCCCAGCACCCGCCCATCTTTGCCGCCATCCTGCGTCGCACCACCGGCATCAAGGTGCTCGAGTGCCACGTCTTCATCTGCAAACGGGAAGCGGCCGCCAATGCTCTAGTCAGGTGCTGTTTCCACGCCTACGCCGACAACTCCTATGCCCGCCAGTTGGAAACGGGCGGCGGGGGCGGTAGCAGTGTCTACGGAACTCTGAAGAGCGCCGCCGGTAGCAAGTCCAACGGCGACCTGACCAGCGTGGGCCTCTCGAACGGAAATGGAACTGGCAACGGAAGCCACCACCTGGCCCTCTCCGCCCAGGGTGGCTGGCGATCGCGGGCCGGCAGCACCACAACCTTGAACAGTCTGGGACGCACGTCCAACGGCCATGCTCCCAACGGATCCGCCCTAGGGCTAAATGGAGGAAGCACTGGAAGTGCCGCCGAGGGCTATACGTCCGTAAAAAATT TTTATGGTAGTAGCGCTGACCTAAACGTTACAGTCGACGATGGCGATGCCTCCTTGTACAATGGTGATGAAAACCACAAGGTCTGGAGCGGATCACAGGACCAACTGGACAGCATTGGGGCCGTGGAGAGCCCCTATGAAATGTTTTCGGGCAACACCTCCACATTGGGGCGCCCCTTGAGAGCACGTCAAATCAGCACACCCATCGAAGTGCCTCCGCCACCCGTCAAGGAGGAGCGCAAGCAGAAGCGGGACAAGAAGTCCTCAAAGTCCAGTGGCAGCCAAAGCCTGTCGGGAACACTAATCCGTCCGAAGCCAATCCATCCGGCGGCCATGCACCGTGGCGGCATGCAGGGACCTCCCGGACCTGGGAGCATGATCTACGGTCCCGTAAGTGGGCCAGGATCCCGCTACCACACGATCAGTCATCGCGGCTTCCCGCCGGGCCCTCCACCGCCGCCCAACCACATGGGTCACCTCGCGCCCCCCCACCATCCCCATCCACATGCACACATGATGCACCAGCACATGGCGGGCGGCATGCCTCCCATGCAGATCCCCGTGATGCTGCCGCAGCAGTACGCCACGCTGCAGCCCTCGCGCTCCACcagcaagaagaagaagaaggacAAGAAGAACGGAGTGCCGGTGGGCATGCCCATTGTGCCGCCAATCTACGCCTACCACCAGCAGCAGGCCATGGGCGGAGGACCCCCGCCACAAATGGCCCACTCGATGATCGGCGAGCCACGTCCTTTGAGCCACTCCAGCAGGAAGCTGGCGGCCTCCATGGGCAACGGCCTGGACGACTCTGGCAACTCGGGAGCCGAGTCCCCATCTCCAGGTGGAACGGGAATATATAAG CGCAAGGGTCACCTGAACGAGCGAGCCTTTAGCTACTCCATTCGGCAGGAGCACCGCAGCCGGAGCCACGGATCCCTGGCCAGTTTGCAGTTCAACCCGCCGGACATGAAGAAGGAGCGCGAAATCGCCCAGATGGTAGCCGGTTTGGATCTGAACGACGGCGAACGACCCATGGGTCCCAATACCCTGCAACGCAAACAGGCCTCCATGCAGATGGCCAATGGAGGTGGACCGGGACCTGGACTGGGTCATGGACCGGGACCCGTGCCGCATCCCCATGCACATCCTGCGCATCCACATGCCATCTACGGTCCCCTGGGGCCGGCCAGCAGTTTTGGAAAGCCGCGAAGATAA
- the LOC108130434 gene encoding arrestin domain-containing protein 3-like translates to MEYGKISYVISVVIDREDPFNNLFQYPLTILQNYNLNMSPELMTPLVHEDMKHFCCWFCRSAPVLYTFIIPYGGYAPGQKIQYIMKINNQSTYDVYGFEVNLRQKTKFQSQVPQKKERVLENNVSHSLQKESVLRLSRKVFTGLLDIPSVPPSSRNEGIISVRYFVSGYIDMGECHMDAEFEIPIVIGTSPFPQREEDISISQLFETENSGTPNSVSSDQPPNYDKCKPPNYEEATQFGRHFIDTDVDDQNRRDDFLPRYPMFLPTAPPPPPEDEILSLLQPDADRPRDGGSLEASNDTAKPYGWSVSS, encoded by the exons ATGGAATACGGCAAGATATCTTATGTGATATCGGTGGTTATCGATCGTGAGGACCCTTTCAACAACCTTTTTCAATACCCGTTGACGATCCTGCAAAACTACAATCTTAATATGAGCCCAGAGCTGATG ACACCCTTAGTTCATGAGGACATGAAACACTTTTGTTGTTGGTTCTGCCGTTCCGCGCCAGTTCTGTACACTTTTATAATACCCTACGGGGGCTATGCTCCTGGCCAGAAGATTCAATACATCATGAAGATTAATAACCAGTCGACTTACGATGTGTATGGTTTTGAAGTTAACCTTAGACAGAAAACTAAATTCCAATCTCAAGTACCCCAAAAAAAGGAACGGGTGTTGGAAAATAACGTAAGTCACAGCCTCCAAAAGGAGTCGGTGCTACGTCTGTCTAGGAAGGTATTCACCGGACTTCTGGACATCCCATCAGTGCCACCTTCTTCCCGCAATGAAGGTATCATTTCGGTGCGGTATTTTGTGTCGGGATACATTGATATGGGGGAGTGCCACATGGATGCGGAGTTTGAAATTCCCATAGTAATTGGCACAAGTCCTTTTCCCCAAAGGGAAGAAGATATCTCGATTTCGCAGCTCTTTGAAACTGAAAATTCGGGTACGCCAAATAGTGTTTCTTCCGATCAGCCACCAAACTATGATAAATGCa AACCACCAAACTACGAAGAGGCAACCCAGTTTGGAAGACATTTCATCGACACCGATGTGGATGATCAAAACCGTAGGGATGACTTTCTACCTCGATATCCGATGTTTCTGCCCACGGCTCCTCCACCGCCTCCGGAGGACGAGATATTATCTTTATTGCAGCCTGATGCCGATCGTCCAAGGGATGGTGGAAGCTTGGAAGCTTCCAATGATACGGCAAAACCCTACGGATGGTCTGTTTCATCATGA
- the Dsk gene encoding drosulfakinins, with translation MGLRTWSRLVVLAIPLWAVAFYLLVGMPVPSHTASLGSAKEEQRLQDIEPKIGTDSEQSSGYSREPALHSRFGDRRNQRSTIFGHRLPIVSRPIIPIELDLLMDTDEEIRPKTKRFDDYGHMRFGKRGGDDQFDDYGHMRFGR, from the coding sequence ATGGGACTTAGGACGTGGTCGCGGTTAGTTGTCCTGGCGATACCCTTATGGGCCGTAGCCTTCTACCTTTTGGTAGGAATGCCTGTGCCCAGTCATACGGCCAGTCTTGGGAGTGCCAAGGAGGAACAGCGACTACAGGATATAGAGCCAAAAATCGGAACGGATTCGGAACAGTCTAGTGGATACTCGCGGGAGCCAGCATTGCATTCTCGATTTGGCGATAGACGCAACCAGAGGTCCACAATCTTTGGCCACAGATTGCCAATTGTTTCACGTCCCATTATACCTATCGAGCTGGATCTTTTAATGGATACCGACGAGGAAATCCGTCCAAAAACCAAACGCTTTGACGATTACGGCCATATGAGATTCGGAAAAAGAGGCGGCGACGATCAGTTCGATGACTATGGTCACATGAGGTTTGGCCGGTAG
- the LOC108130273 gene encoding arrestin domain-containing protein 3-like, with amino-acid sequence MPSGCTFEFDRRDPIYYSGETINGRAILNTTSTKSVNEVYILFEGEAKVRWDERKSKTYHGRTRYYTEYYRGRHTYQSSKTTVFGSGDMAPGTYTYNFSIPLPLECPSSMVTKYGKIFYEVSVVIDRQWKFNNVFKQPLTVLQTYNLNMNPELLIPVVREDIKYFCCWPCRSGPVLSTLTIPFGGYAPGQKIHFTLEIDNQSSRNDLDGIEVCLKQNYKVTADSPYHKSREKEHRLNESSQVERVLRNSKKVINGTLDIPAVPPSSRNDGIITVNYMVGLTINMGDCAWDSDFDVPIVIGTIPLMQSAADPSHAAQWIPQVPATPHGASADLPPSYDNCKPPTFAEAASFEEKFVDIDVDENNRTDDFIPRYPMYTNFAMPSAPPPPGEESVDAPLLSAPAYSMPYPPPNQPAYPPDNQPGYTQGYQPGYPPGNQPPGYPPVNQPGYPPAMQPGYPPANQPPYPPPYPPANGFPNPNNQTTFSFGWNPNQ; translated from the exons ATGCCTTCTGGCTGCACATTTGAATTTGATCGACGAGATCCAATATACTATAGTGGCGAAACAATCAATGGGCGTGCTATTCTCAATACCACTTCGACCAAGTCGGTAAACG AGGTTTACATTCTTTTTGAGGGCGAAGCTAAAGTACGATGGGATGAACGTAAGAGTAAAACTTACCATGGAAGGACTCGGTATTACACGGAGTACTATCGGGGAAGGCACACGTACCAGAGCTCGAAAACTACTGTCTTCGGATCCGGGGATATGGCTCCTGGCACTTACACCTATAACTTCAGTATCCCCTTGCCCTTGGAGTGTCCTTCATCGATGGTGACGAAGTACGGAAAGATATTCTACGAAGTCTCGGTGGTCATAGATCGCCAGTGGAAATTTAATAATGTTTTCAAGCAACCGCTTACCGTGCTGCAAACTTATAATCTCAACATGAATCCTGAGCTGCTG ATTCCCGTGGTTCGCGAGGACATCAAATACTTTTGCTGTTGGCCCTGCAGATCGGGTCCTGTGTTGTCCACTCTAACCATACCCTTCGGTGGCTACGCCCCTGGTCAGAAGATTCACTTCACCCTGGAGATAGACAACCAGTCATCGCGGAACGACCTCGATGGCATCGAAGTGTGCCTGAAGCAGAACTACAAGGTTACGGCTGATTCTCCGTACCACAAATCTCGCGAGAAGGAACACAGGCTAAATGAAAGCAGCCAAGTGGAGCGGGTGCTCCGAAACAGTAAGAAGGTCATTAATGGAACCCTAGATATTCCGGCAGTGCCACCATCCTCCCGGAACGACGGCATCATTACGGTCAACTACATGGTGGGTCTAACCATCAACATGGGTGACTGTGCCTGGGACTCGGACTTTGATGTGCCAATAGTCATTGGCACTATTCCATTGATGCAGAGTGCAGCGGATCCCAGTCATGCGGCGCAGTGGATACCGCAGGTTCCGGCCACTCCACATGGTGCTAGTGCGGATCTGCCACCAAGCTACGACAATTGCA AACCTCCGACATTTGCGGAGGCAGCCTCTTTCGAGGAAAAATTCGTTGACATTGACGTGGATGAGAACAACCGTACGGATGACTTTATACCGCGATATCCGATGTACACCAACTTTGCCATGCCCTCGGCTCCTCCGCCCCCAGGAGAGGAGAGTGTTGATGCTCCTCTGTTGTCCGCTCCGGCATATTCTATGCCGTATCCTCCGCCTAACCAACCGGCTTATCCACCAGATAACCAACCAGGTTATACACAGGGCTACCAACCGGGCTATCCTCCAGGAAACCAGCCACCAGGATATCCTCCTGTAAACCAACCGGGCTATCCGCCTGCTATGCAACCCGGATATCCACCGGCTAACCAACCACCTTACCCACCGCCTTATCCGCCAGCCAATGGATTCCCAAATCCGAACAATCAAACCACCTTTTCATTTGGATGGAACCCTAATCAATAA
- the LOC138926471 gene encoding collagen alpha-2(I) chain-like: MTPIRDPIRRLDLEVPQAQEEPPYPLEKDALDLEEEAPSFLEDPELEEGRASYNHVISSDAFRPSGDTNEDDPDPGPDQEAWHGSATGPGGAPHPLEKDALDLDEEAPSFLEDPELEEGRASYNHVISSDAFRPSGDTNEDDPDPEPDQEAWPGSATGPGGAPHPLEKDALDLEEEAPSFLEDPELEEGPADQEAWRGGATGPGGAAPSSREGCTGSGGRGTKLLGGSRTGGRSFWGLEWSNWLTRTLALICKRESYNHVISSDAFRPSGDINEDEPDPGPDQEAWPGSATGPGGAPHPLEKDALDLEEEAPSFLEDPELEEGCHRPRRSSPSSREGCTGSEGRGIKLLGGSRTGGRSFWGLEWSNWLTRTLAVICKRASYNHVISSDAFRPSGDTNEDDPDPGPDQEAWRGGATGPGGAAPSSREGCTGSGGRGIKLLGGSRTGGRSFWGLEWSNWLTRTLAVICKRASYNHVISSDAFRPSADTNEDDPDPGPDQEAWPGSATGPGGAPHPLEKDALDLDEEAPSFLEDPELEEGRESYNHIISSDAFRPSGDTNEDDPDPEPDEEAWPGSATGPGGAPHPLEKDALDLEEEAPSFLEDPELEEGCHRPRRSSPSSREGCTGSEGRGIKLLGGSRTGGRSFWGLEWSNWLTRTLAVICKRASYNHVISSDAFRPSGDTNEDDPDPGPDQEAWPGSATGPGGAPHPLEKDALDLEEEAPSFLEDPELEEGCHRPRRSSPSSREGCTGSEGRGIKLLGGSRTGGRSFWGLEWSNWLTRTLALICKRASYNHVISSDVFRPSGDTNEDDPDPGPDQEAWPGRATGPGGAPHPLEKDALDLEEEAPSFLEDPELEEGVSGD; this comes from the exons ATGACCCCGATCCGGGACCCGATCAGAAGGCTTGACCTGGAAGTGCcacaggcccaggaggagcCCCCTTATCctctcgagaaggatgcactggatctggaggaaGAGGCACCAAGCTTCTTGGAGGATCCAGAACTGGAGGAAGGA AGGGCATCTTACAACCACGTCATCTCATCGGATGCATTTCGACCCAGTGGCGACACCAACGAGGATGACCCCGATCCGGGACCCGATCAGGAGGCTTGGCATGGAAGTGCcacaggcccaggaggagctccccatcctctcgagaaggatgcactggatctggaCGAAGAGGCACCAAGCTTCTTGGAGGATCCAGAACTGGAGGAAGGA AGGGCATCTTACAACCACGTCATCTCATCGGATGCATTTCGACCCAGTGGCGACACCAACGAGGATGACCCCGATCCGGAACCCGATCAGGAGGCTTGGCCTGGAAGTGCCACTGGCCCAGGAGGAGCTCCCCATCctctcgagaaggatgcactggatctggaggaaGAGGCACCAAGCTTCTTGGAGGATCCAGAACTGGAGGAAGGA CCGGCGGACCAGGAGGCTTGGCGTGGAGGTGCcacaggcccaggaggagctgccccatcctctcgagaaggatgcactggatctggaggaaGAGGCACCAAGCTTCTTGGAGGATCCAGAACTGGAGGAAGGAGTTTCTGGGGACTAGAGTGGAGCAACTGGCTCACCCGAACCTTGGCCCTGATCTGCAAGAGGGAATCTTACAACCACGTCATCTCATCGGATGCATTTCGACCCAGTGGCGACATCAACGAGGATGAACCCGATCCGGGACCCGATCAGGAGGCTTGGCCTGGAAGTGCcacaggcccaggaggagctccccatcctctcgagaaggatgcactggatctggaggaaGAGGCACCAAGCTTCTTGGAGGATCCAGAACTGGAGGAAGGA TGCcacaggcccaggaggagctccccatcctctcgagaaggatgcactggatctgAAGGAAGAGGCATCAAGCTTCTTGGAGGATCCAGAACTGGAGGAAGGAGTTTCTGGGGACTAGAGTGGAGCAACTGGCTCACTCGAACCTTGGCCGTGATCTGCAAGAGGGCATCTTACAACCACGTCATCTCATCGGATGCATTTCGACCCAGTGGCGACACCAACGAGGATGACCCCGATCCGGGACCCGATCAGGAGGCTTGGCGTGGAGGTGCcacaggcccaggaggagctgccccatcctctcgagaaggatgcactggatctggaggaaGAGGCATCAAGCTTCTTGGAGGATCCAGAACTGGAGGAAGGAGTTTCTGGGGACTAGAGTGGAGCAACTGGCTCACTCGAACCTTGGCCGTTATCTGCAAGAGGGCATCTTACAACCACGTCATCTCATCGGATGCATTTCGACCCAGTGCCGACACCAACGAGGATGACCCCGATCCGGGACCCGATCAGGAGGCTTGGCCTGGAAGTGCcacaggcccaggaggagctccccatcctctcgagaaggatgcactggatctggaCGAAGAGGCACCAAGCTTCTTGGAGGATCCAGAACTGGAGGAAGGA AGGGAATCTTACAACCACATCATCTCATCGGATGCATTTCGACCCAGTGGCGACACCAACGAGGATGACCCCGATCCGGAACCCGATGAGGAGGCTTGGCCTGGAAGTGCcacaggcccaggaggagctccccatcctctcgagaaggatgcactggatctggaggaaGAGGCACCAAGCTTCTTGGAGGATCCAGAACTGGAGGAAGGA TGCcacaggcccaggaggagctccccatcctctcgagaaggatgcactggatctgAAGGAAGAGGCATCAAGCTTCTTGGAGGATCCAGAACTGGAGGAAGGAGTTTCTGGGGACTAGAGTGGAGCAACTGGCTCACTCGAACCTTGGCCGTGATCTGCAAGAGGGCATCTTACAACCACGTCATCTCATCGGATGCATTTCGACCCAGTGGCGACACCAACGAGGATGACCCCGATCCGGGACCCGATCAGGAGGCTTGGCCTGGAAGTGCcacaggcccaggaggagctccccatcctctcgagaaggatgcactggatctggaggaaGAGGCACCAAGCTTCTTGGAGGATCCAGAACTGGAGGAAGGA TGCcacaggcccaggaggagctccccatcctctcgagaaggatgcactggatctgAAGGAAGAGGCATCAAGCTTCTTGGAGGATCCAGAACTGGAGGAAGGAGTTTCTGGGGACTAGAGTGGAGCAACTGGCTCACTCGAACCTTGGCCCTGATCTGCAAGAGGGCATCTTACAACCACGTCATCTCATCGGATGTATTTCGACCCAGTGGCGACACCAACGAGGATGACCCCGATCCGGGACCCGATCAGGAGGCTTGGCCTGGACGTGCCACTGGCCCAGGAGGAGCTCCCCATCctctcgagaaggatgcactggatctggaggaaGAGGCACCAAGCTTCTTGGAGGATCCAGAACTGGAGGAAGGAGTTTCTGGGGACTAG